The following coding sequences are from one Mycoplasma mycoides subsp. capri window:
- a CDS encoding PTS transporter subunit EIIB: MIKDPKITAKEILQIIKIDNINSYTNCLTRLRLNIKENNIDFEKLKSIPNVLGVINVSSNELQIVLGPGFVNKVAQEFAQLLKVESKKDDAFMSASEVGNIVKQNLRANKNWIQDFFTKFSKIFSPMIIGFIGAGILSGVSGIIQSAYNGTVNLKTAPAIAVSWFNALNLILNISKNAFIIIVGWRTCEIWGGSGVLGAMTAALFSPVFASNILPMIVINNKDSINYLGINITNPTTNWLTVGFRPVIKNGEIIFSYPSGNILGALLTATASLWIEKIIRKFTPGVLDTILTPTLTLFLLLIINIFLIIPISGISF; encoded by the coding sequence ATGATTAAAGACCCTAAAATAACTGCTAAAGAAATTTTACAAATTATAAAAATTGATAATATTAACTCTTATACTAATTGTTTAACAAGACTACGTTTAAACATTAAAGAAAATAATATTGATTTTGAAAAATTAAAATCTATACCAAATGTATTAGGTGTTATAAATGTTTCTTCTAATGAATTACAAATAGTTCTAGGACCTGGATTTGTAAATAAAGTAGCTCAAGAATTTGCACAATTACTAAAAGTAGAATCTAAAAAAGATGATGCGTTTATGTCAGCATCTGAGGTTGGAAATATAGTAAAACAAAATCTTAGAGCTAATAAAAATTGAATTCAAGATTTTTTTACTAAGTTTTCTAAAATATTTTCACCAATGATAATAGGATTTATTGGCGCTGGAATTTTATCAGGAGTTAGTGGAATAATTCAATCTGCATATAATGGAACTGTTAATTTAAAAACAGCACCAGCTATAGCTGTTTCTTGATTTAACGCCTTAAATTTAATATTAAATATTTCAAAAAATGCATTTATTATCATTGTTGGATGAAGAACTTGTGAGATTTGAGGTGGAAGTGGGGTTTTAGGAGCTATGACTGCTGCTTTATTTTCACCAGTATTTGCAAGTAACATTTTACCTATGATTGTAATTAATAATAAAGATAGTATTAATTATTTAGGAATTAATATAACAAATCCAACTACTAATTGATTAACTGTTGGTTTTAGACCAGTTATTAAAAACGGTGAAATAATTTTTTCATATCCATCAGGAAATATTTTAGGTGCTTTGTTAACTGCAACAGCATCACTATGAATAGAAAAAATAATTCGTAAATTTACACCCGGAGTACTAGATACTATATTAACACCAACATTAACGCTATTTTTACTACTTATTATTAATATCTTTTTAATAATTCCAATTTCTGGAATATCTTTTTAA
- the gmk gene encoding guanylate kinase, with protein MKKGKMIIISGPSGVGKGSVNGELLQNPDLRLKYSVSMTTRKPRNGEINGVNYFFVSNEEFAKAIVNDELIEYAHFVGNSYGTPRKYVEQELKKGNNVILEIEVDGATQVLNKEANVLSIFLMPPNLTELANRIRGRQTEDEEKIKARLDKALLEIPLKHNYQYVIENDNVANAVAKITDVLHLEGLTDIKTPTVYERLEQIVEQIVKEKYMYFVNNWETNVKLLAKNEEEKNKAKNFDAETYLIKLLTKKVYHKVLGHGDFSKLLDKDFVDFKIQKLMFKINFFSVEQKHYNNDEF; from the coding sequence ATGAAAAAAGGTAAAATGATCATAATTTCAGGACCAAGTGGAGTTGGTAAAGGTTCAGTTAATGGAGAACTTTTACAAAATCCAGATCTACGTTTGAAATATTCAGTTTCAATGACAACCAGAAAACCTAGAAATGGTGAAATTAATGGAGTAAACTATTTTTTTGTTTCAAATGAAGAATTTGCAAAGGCCATTGTTAATGATGAATTAATTGAGTATGCACATTTTGTTGGTAATTCTTATGGTACTCCTAGAAAATATGTTGAACAAGAATTAAAAAAGGGTAATAATGTTATTTTAGAAATTGAAGTAGATGGGGCTACTCAAGTTTTAAATAAAGAAGCAAATGTTTTATCTATTTTTTTAATGCCTCCAAATCTAACTGAATTAGCTAATAGAATTAGAGGAAGACAAACTGAAGATGAAGAAAAAATAAAAGCACGACTAGATAAAGCTTTATTAGAAATTCCTTTAAAACACAATTATCAGTATGTAATTGAAAATGATAATGTAGCTAATGCTGTTGCTAAAATTACTGATGTTTTACATTTAGAAGGTTTAACTGATATAAAAACTCCAACTGTATATGAAAGATTAGAACAAATTGTTGAACAAATTGTTAAAGAAAAATATATGTATTTTGTTAATAATTGAGAAACTAATGTTAAATTATTAGCTAAAAATGAAGAAGAAAAAAATAAAGCTAAAAACTTTGATGCTGAAACTTATTTAATTAAATTATTAACTAAAAAGGTATATCATAAAGTTTTAGGACATGGTGATTTTTCTAAATTACTAGATAAAGATTTTGTTGATTTTAAAATTCAAAAATTAATGTTTAAAATTAATTTCTTTAGTGTTGAACAAAAACATTATAATAACGATGAATTCTAG
- a CDS encoding MurR/RpiR family transcriptional regulator, whose translation MTEKQIIRTIKKISLDTDHRFCFIANYVLNNLDSIEKMTINQLAKATYTSVATINRFVKFLNLDGYKELVHIIKYFKNSLQGDQITYSLTSNSLILNAYNNIISSLNETFKLTIEQQDTIKNLISKIKNALKIAVFAVGGTFNVAKDFEQKLLRIGFNITAVNDFHNAYLLACQLNKNDLAIFISYSGETLDLIKLAQVCTKNNVQIAVVCKATNNTLSNLSNYLINISSNEKIDRLVSSTSRFSLLFALDLIYTFLLSTDLKKYTKLLEKTMISKF comes from the coding sequence ATGACTGAAAAACAAATAATAAGAACAATTAAAAAAATTAGTTTAGATACAGATCATCGTTTTTGTTTTATTGCAAATTATGTTTTAAATAATTTAGATAGTATTGAAAAAATGACTATTAACCAATTAGCAAAAGCTACATATACATCAGTTGCAACTATTAATAGATTTGTTAAATTTTTAAATTTAGATGGATATAAAGAATTAGTTCATATTATTAAATATTTTAAAAATAGTCTGCAAGGTGATCAAATTACTTACTCACTTACTAGTAATTCACTAATACTTAATGCATATAATAATATAATTTCTAGTTTAAATGAAACTTTTAAATTAACAATAGAACAACAAGATACTATTAAAAATTTAATTAGTAAAATTAAAAATGCTCTTAAAATAGCTGTTTTTGCTGTTGGTGGTACTTTTAATGTTGCTAAAGATTTTGAACAAAAGTTGTTAAGAATTGGGTTTAACATCACTGCTGTTAATGATTTTCATAATGCTTATTTATTAGCGTGTCAGTTAAATAAAAATGATTTAGCTATATTTATTTCATATTCTGGAGAAACACTTGATTTAATTAAATTAGCTCAAGTTTGCACTAAAAATAATGTTCAAATTGCTGTAGTATGTAAAGCAACTAATAATACACTTTCAAATTTATCTAATTATTTGATAAACATTAGCAGTAATGAAAAAATTGATCGTTTAGTTTCTAGTACTAGTAGGTTTTCACTACTGTTTGCTTTGGATCTTATTTATACATTTTTACTATCAACTGATTTAAAAAAATATACCAAGTTATTAGAAAAAACAATGATATCAAAATTTTAA
- the rsmB gene encoding 16S rRNA (cytosine(967)-C(5))-methyltransferase RsmB: MNSRSIAFDILKKVFVNKAYSNVLLNKISKKNLNQQDKDFVFNLVHGVISNKIHLDYLLAKLIDVKKTSIDLQIILLISLYQMIYLNSIPNYAIVNESVNLIKTTSQKQANFINAILNKFLRFKDKYLEINLDNKDLELCILHSFSYELYLMLIKQYDKEIVNQIVVNNHQIPKLYIRVNTLKITSDQLFNKYKDIYLLEKTNVNDCLIANKTIINSDLYKNGFITIQDKASILVSQILNPSLNTKVLDMCSAPGGKLTHLSMILKNTGNIVANEINESKIKLIKENITRLNCLNISVINMDARKIKQKQEFDYILLDAPCSGFGVFKRKPEIKLRFDQTQVNSIINLQEELLESAYYNLKNNGEMVYSTCTINQDENQNQINKFLNKHKDMIKLYEQQIFGFEENTDGFYICKLKKQH; encoded by the coding sequence ATGAATTCTAGATCTATTGCTTTTGATATTTTAAAAAAAGTTTTTGTTAATAAAGCTTATTCAAATGTTTTATTAAATAAAATTAGTAAAAAAAATTTAAATCAGCAAGATAAAGATTTTGTATTTAATTTAGTGCATGGAGTTATTAGTAATAAAATTCATTTAGATTATTTATTAGCTAAATTGATTGATGTTAAAAAAACTTCAATTGATTTGCAAATTATTTTATTAATTAGTTTATATCAAATGATTTATTTAAATAGTATTCCAAATTATGCTATTGTTAATGAAAGTGTAAATTTAATAAAAACTACTAGTCAAAAACAAGCTAATTTTATTAATGCTATTTTAAATAAGTTTTTAAGATTTAAAGATAAATATTTAGAAATTAATTTAGATAATAAAGACTTGGAATTATGCATACTTCACTCTTTTTCTTATGAACTTTATTTAATGCTAATTAAACAATATGATAAAGAAATTGTTAATCAAATAGTTGTTAATAATCACCAAATACCAAAACTATATATTAGAGTAAATACTTTAAAAATTACATCTGACCAACTTTTTAATAAATATAAAGACATTTATTTATTAGAAAAAACTAATGTTAATGACTGTTTAATTGCAAATAAAACAATTATTAATTCTGATTTGTATAAAAATGGTTTTATAACTATTCAAGATAAAGCTTCAATTTTAGTTAGTCAAATTTTAAATCCAAGTTTAAATACAAAAGTTTTAGATATGTGTAGTGCACCTGGTGGTAAACTTACTCATTTATCAATGATTTTAAAAAACACTGGAAATATTGTTGCAAATGAAATAAATGAATCAAAAATTAAATTAATTAAAGAAAATATTACTCGTTTAAATTGTTTAAATATTAGTGTAATTAATATGGATGCTAGAAAAATTAAACAAAAACAAGAGTTTGATTATATTTTATTAGATGCTCCTTGTTCAGGGTTTGGAGTGTTTAAAAGAAAGCCAGAAATTAAATTAAGATTTGATCAAACCCAAGTAAATAGCATTATTAATCTACAAGAAGAATTACTAGAATCAGCTTATTATAATTTAAAAAACAACGGTGAAATGGTTTATTCAACTTGTACAATTAATCAAGATGAAAATCAAAATCAAATTAATAAGTTTTTAAATAAGCATAAAGATATGATTAAACTTTATGAACAACAAATTTTTGGTTTTGAAGAAAATACCGATGGATTTTATATTTGTAAATTAAAAAAACAACACTAG
- a CDS encoding phosphatase PAP2 family protein, with the protein MKNKINHYYIYSGIVFIILISLFILGSVYDFKIASFKRAENLSLAVFISNLGVVIPSIPLTIALIYLIKSLKLKNKLKINNIIETLIYFIIPLVFIVFNFLYEKQSIVYSIISNLLCLIIISSLIYYFHINKEIISDPDLSIYKSIIVLITIIGLLILVNILKLTFNRPRPTNLELYRNWWNIKWTSWKHNSFPSGHTYSATTLLFVLLLFNKINKKTYLWISFTWLIIIIVAMSRIVLNKHFLTDVVFSMLLSFTILTTILIINQKKGKLFI; encoded by the coding sequence ATGAAAAATAAGATTAATCATTATTATATATATTCAGGAATTGTTTTTATTATTTTAATCAGTTTATTTATTTTAGGAAGTGTGTATGATTTTAAAATCGCAAGTTTTAAAAGAGCAGAAAATTTAAGTTTAGCTGTTTTTATATCAAATCTTGGTGTTGTTATTCCATCTATTCCTTTAACTATTGCTTTAATTTATCTTATTAAAAGCTTAAAATTAAAAAACAAATTAAAAATCAATAATATAATTGAAACTTTAATTTATTTTATTATTCCTTTAGTCTTTATTGTCTTTAACTTTTTATATGAAAAGCAAAGTATAGTTTATTCAATTATTAGTAATTTATTATGTTTAATAATTATTAGTAGTTTAATTTATTATTTTCATATAAATAAAGAAATTATTAGTGATCCTGATTTAAGTATTTATAAATCAATAATAGTACTAATAACTATTATAGGTTTATTGATTTTAGTAAATATTTTAAAATTAACATTTAATAGACCAAGACCTACTAATTTAGAACTATATAGAAACTGATGAAATATTAAATGAACTTCATGAAAACATAACTCATTTCCATCAGGTCATACTTATTCAGCAACAACTTTATTATTTGTTTTATTATTGTTTAATAAAATCAATAAAAAAACTTATTTATGAATTAGTTTTACTTGATTAATAATAATAATTGTAGCTATGTCAAGAATTGTATTAAATAAACATTTTTTAACTGATGTTGTTTTTTCTATGTTATTATCATTTACAATATTAACAACCATTTTAATAATTAATCAAAAGAAAGGCAAATTGTTTATTTAG
- the rsmD gene encoding 16S rRNA (guanine(966)-N(2))-methyltransferase RsmD yields MIGVIMHIISGKYKKMKLQTLDSSITRPTLTRIKEDMFNIISNYFIFENKTSLDLFGGSGSLSIEGLSRGIKFAIINDLNKDANKIISFNLKKIPTSDYVLYQKDYLELLNLLKIQHQKVDLVYLDPPFKQIEYYYVVFDFLINNNLLNDWAIIISETNQKLDLTKIKDLSLLKFKDYNKKYLYIFRLEK; encoded by the coding sequence ATGATTGGAGTAATTATGCATATAATTTCTGGTAAGTATAAAAAGATGAAACTACAAACTTTAGACTCATCAATAACAAGACCAACTTTAACAAGAATTAAAGAAGATATGTTTAATATAATTAGTAATTATTTTATTTTTGAAAATAAAACAAGTTTAGATTTATTTGGTGGTTCTGGTTCTTTATCTATTGAAGGATTAAGTAGAGGAATTAAATTTGCTATTATTAATGATTTAAATAAAGATGCTAATAAGATTATTTCTTTTAATTTAAAAAAAATTCCAACTAGTGATTATGTTTTATATCAAAAAGATTATTTAGAATTATTAAATTTATTAAAAATTCAACATCAAAAAGTAGATCTAGTATATTTAGATCCACCTTTTAAACAAATAGAATATTATTATGTAGTTTTTGATTTTTTAATCAATAATAATTTATTAAATGATTGAGCAATTATAATTAGTGAAACAAACCAAAAATTAGATTTAACTAAAATTAAAGATTTAAGTCTATTAAAATTTAAAGACTATAACAAAAAATATTTATACATATTTAGATTGGAAAAGTAA
- the def gene encoding peptide deformylase, with amino-acid sequence MDKSYLLQDQIPSNSWLVKDHKKEIIRTKSTKIIDPTNLSNDEELVLKKLIDFVTFSQDENNNNINNKDYLRPAVGLAAPQIGVNKDMFYVRFQLDNNKIEQYAMINTKLISTSTQIACLKNGEGCLSVDNDHLGFVPRHYKIVVQGYDWLTKQYLTLTLRNYQAIVFQHEMDHNIGVLYYDHINKTDPLYKDNSWIIIE; translated from the coding sequence ATGGATAAAAGTTATTTGTTACAAGATCAAATTCCTTCAAATAGTTGATTAGTTAAAGATCATAAAAAAGAAATTATAAGAACAAAATCTACTAAAATTATTGACCCTACAAATTTAAGTAATGATGAAGAATTAGTATTAAAAAAACTAATTGATTTTGTTACTTTTAGTCAAGATGAAAATAATAACAATATAAATAATAAAGACTATTTACGTCCAGCTGTTGGACTAGCAGCTCCACAAATTGGTGTTAATAAAGATATGTTTTATGTAAGATTTCAACTTGATAATAATAAAATAGAACAATATGCAATGATTAATACAAAACTAATTTCAACTTCAACTCAAATTGCTTGTTTAAAAAATGGTGAGGGTTGTTTAAGTGTTGATAATGATCATCTAGGTTTTGTACCAAGACATTATAAAATTGTTGTTCAAGGTTATGATTGACTAACTAAACAATATCTAACTTTAACTTTAAGAAACTATCAAGCAATAGTTTTTCAACATGAAATGGATCATAACATTGGTGTTCTTTATTATGACCATATTAATAAAACTGACCCTTTATATAAAGATAATAGTTGAATTATTATTGAATAA
- a CDS encoding BspA family leucine-rich repeat surface protein, giving the protein MKKILALLTSFSLIATSSVLVVSCKTNNEKPKIIKPKNKDIPKKDQERSESTNKTYQTDQQKDNNRNSSSSTSPNDLKDNIFSSTEDEKEFIYAYYNWLKDVKKDSRPHFVNPKNSKEILFLGYEKTNNPKNGYKLKEIPSNINKVPKFLPRIVTSLEKAFKDNENDYISGIEFWDTSRIRNMFQTFFGAKKFNQNISQWNTDNVDDMNYMFAYAESFNQDLSKWKAIKAPFTTGFANEAGFKDNKRLWPQFRNKN; this is encoded by the coding sequence ATGAAAAAAATTTTAGCATTATTAACTTCTTTTAGTTTAATAGCTACAAGTAGTGTTTTAGTTGTATCTTGTAAAACTAATAATGAAAAGCCGAAAATTATCAAACCTAAAAATAAAGATATTCCTAAAAAAGATCAGGAAAGATCAGAGTCTACAAATAAAACTTATCAAACTGATCAACAAAAAGACAATAATAGAAATAGTTCAAGCTCAACATCACCAAACGATCTTAAAGACAATATCTTTTCTAGTACAGAAGATGAAAAAGAGTTCATTTATGCTTACTACAATTGACTTAAAGATGTTAAAAAAGATAGCAGACCGCATTTTGTAAATCCTAAAAATTCTAAAGAAATACTATTTCTGGGATACGAAAAAACAAATAACCCAAAAAATGGTTATAAACTAAAAGAAATTCCATCTAACATTAATAAAGTCCCTAAATTTCTTCCAAGAATAGTTACTAGTTTAGAAAAAGCATTTAAAGATAATGAAAATGATTATATAAGCGGAATAGAATTTTGAGACACATCGAGAATAAGAAATATGTTTCAAACTTTTTTTGGTGCTAAAAAATTTAATCAAAATATATCTCAATGAAATACAGATAATGTAGATGATATGAACTATATGTTTGCCTACGCAGAATCATTTAATCAAGACTTAAGTAAATGAAAAGCAATCAAAGCACCATTTACAACTGGCTTTGCCAATGAAGCAGGCTTTAAAGATAACAAAAGATTATGACCTCAATTTAGGAATAAAAATTAA
- the murQ gene encoding N-acetylmuramic acid 6-phosphate etherase: protein MKNNNLLNIETENINKNSLDIDKKSTSEIIKIINNEDIKVAYAIKKELNQISNVIDLIFERFKKGGRLIYIGSGTSGRLGILDASEMYPTYGINPNRIIGIIAGGNKAIKNPIEGAEDNEKLAIIDLNKIKLNSLDTVIGIASSGKTPYVLSALKYANKKDALSVGLCMTKNSEMTKIANQVISVKTGAEIITGSTRMKAGTATKLICNMITTTLMIKLGKVYKNLMIDLVATNDKLKKRAFKIVKQITNAKDHIIYKALNESNFSCKHAIIMILKNISYSESVLLLENCDNSLTKLLEEKV, encoded by the coding sequence ATGAAAAATAATAATTTATTAAATATTGAAACTGAAAATATAAATAAAAATAGCTTAGATATTGATAAAAAAAGTACATCTGAAATTATAAAAATTATTAATAATGAAGATATAAAAGTTGCTTATGCAATTAAAAAAGAATTAAATCAAATTTCAAATGTAATTGATCTAATATTTGAACGTTTTAAAAAAGGTGGAAGACTAATTTATATTGGTTCAGGAACTTCAGGAAGACTAGGAATTTTAGATGCATCAGAAATGTATCCAACATATGGTATCAATCCAAATAGAATTATTGGAATTATTGCTGGGGGAAATAAAGCGATAAAAAATCCTATTGAAGGCGCTGAAGATAATGAAAAATTAGCAATAATAGATTTAAATAAAATCAAGCTAAATTCGCTTGATACAGTTATTGGAATAGCTTCATCAGGAAAAACCCCTTATGTTCTTTCAGCACTAAAATACGCTAATAAAAAAGATGCTTTATCTGTTGGTTTATGCATGACTAAAAATTCAGAAATGACAAAAATAGCTAATCAAGTTATTAGTGTTAAAACTGGAGCTGAAATAATAACTGGTAGTACAAGAATGAAAGCAGGAACTGCTACTAAATTAATATGTAATATGATAACAACAACACTAATGATTAAATTAGGAAAGGTTTATAAAAATTTAATGATAGACTTAGTAGCAACTAATGACAAATTAAAAAAACGTGCTTTTAAGATAGTTAAACAAATAACAAACGCTAAAGATCATATAATTTATAAGGCATTAAATGAATCTAATTTTTCTTGCAAGCATGCAATTATAATGATATTAAAAAATATTTCTTATAGTGAAAGTGTTTTATTATTAGAAAATTGTGATAATTCATTAACAAAATTATTAGAAGAAAAAGTATAA
- the eno gene encoding phosphopyruvate hydratase has protein sequence MSRIERIFAREILDSRGTPTVEVEVWTEFGGYGCAKAPSGASTGVNEALELRDGDKARYNGKGVLKAVRNVNEIIAPKLIGIDALDQLTVDRIMLDLDGTEFKTKLGANGILAVSLAVAKAAASELDIPLYKYLGGVQAKKLPVPMLNVINGGEHADSAIDFQEFMIMPVGAKSFSEALRWSSETFQALKSLLKSKKDITAVGDEGGFAPNFEWAYEKHDLKSFKAKTPAEIALDLLVEAIKKAGYKPGKDGIMIAMDCASSELYLEDKKYHFKKIEKVTNQEWSLTTDEMISYLEKLVDNYPIISIEDGLAETDWEGFTKLTQKIGDKVQIVGDDLFTTNPKFIKQGISKKAANSTLIKLNQIGTLSETVEAITMTQKAGWTAVVSHRSGETEDTTIADLAVAFNTGQIKTGSMSRSDRIAKYNRLLQIESELEKNAVYDGLEAFYNLNK, from the coding sequence ATGTCAAGAATAGAAAGAATTTTCGCTCGTGAAATTCTAGATTCAAGAGGAACACCAACAGTTGAAGTTGAAGTTTGAACTGAATTTGGTGGATATGGTTGTGCTAAAGCTCCTTCTGGTGCTTCAACTGGAGTTAATGAAGCTTTAGAATTAAGAGATGGAGATAAAGCTCGTTATAATGGTAAAGGTGTATTAAAAGCAGTTAGAAATGTTAATGAAATAATTGCTCCTAAATTAATTGGAATTGATGCTTTAGACCAATTAACAGTAGATAGAATAATGCTAGATTTAGATGGAACAGAATTTAAAACTAAATTAGGAGCTAATGGAATTTTAGCTGTTTCTTTAGCTGTTGCAAAAGCTGCTGCTAGTGAATTAGATATTCCATTATATAAATATTTAGGTGGAGTTCAAGCAAAAAAACTACCAGTTCCTATGTTAAATGTTATTAATGGTGGAGAACATGCTGATTCAGCTATTGATTTTCAAGAATTTATGATTATGCCAGTTGGGGCAAAATCATTTAGTGAAGCTTTAAGATGATCTTCTGAAACTTTTCAAGCTTTAAAATCATTATTAAAATCTAAAAAAGATATCACTGCTGTTGGTGATGAAGGTGGATTTGCTCCTAACTTTGAATGAGCATATGAAAAACACGATTTAAAATCATTTAAAGCAAAAACACCAGCTGAAATCGCTTTAGATCTATTAGTTGAAGCTATTAAAAAAGCAGGATACAAACCAGGAAAAGATGGAATTATGATCGCAATGGATTGTGCTTCATCTGAACTATATTTAGAAGATAAAAAATATCATTTCAAAAAGATTGAAAAAGTAACTAACCAAGAATGATCATTAACTACAGATGAAATGATTTCATATTTAGAAAAACTTGTTGATAATTATCCAATTATTTCAATTGAAGATGGATTAGCTGAAACTGATTGAGAAGGATTTACTAAATTAACTCAAAAAATTGGTGATAAAGTTCAAATTGTTGGAGATGACTTATTTACAACAAACCCTAAATTTATTAAACAAGGAATTAGTAAAAAAGCTGCAAATTCAACTTTAATTAAACTAAATCAAATTGGTACTTTAAGTGAAACTGTTGAAGCAATTACTATGACTCAAAAAGCAGGATGAACTGCAGTTGTATCACATAGATCTGGTGAAACTGAAGATACAACTATTGCTGATTTAGCTGTTGCATTTAACACAGGACAAATTAAAACTGGATCAATGTCAAGAAGTGATAGAATTGCAAAATACAATAGATTATTACAAATTGAATCTGAACTTGAAAAAAATGCTGTATATGATGGATTAGAAGCATTTTATAATTTAAACAAATAA
- a CDS encoding BspA family leucine-rich repeat surface protein codes for MKKVLTLLTSFSLIATSSVLVVSCKTVDIKKLFEKPKNITENSSKKDEKKLESINKDSEDNHLKNKSELGSSNKYNIFSSAEDDRIFFKEYVNEYNNWLKKRTKDNSDHFINPKDPTEILILGYEKSTNPKYGLKLKQIPKNVKKVPSFLLKEITSLESAFKDNENANIDGIEYWDTSHIKNMYQTFFGAKNFNGDITRWKTDNVSNFDYMFFGASAFDKDLSNWNVLKDPFPVSFDKYSGFESKKELLPKFKNKN; via the coding sequence ATGAAAAAAGTCCTAACATTATTAACTTCTTTTAGTTTAATAGCTACAAGTAGTGTATTAGTTGTATCTTGTAAAACTGTTGATATTAAAAAATTATTTGAAAAACCAAAAAACATAACTGAAAATAGTTCTAAAAAAGATGAAAAAAAATTAGAATCTATTAATAAAGATTCAGAAGATAATCATTTAAAAAATAAATCAGAATTAGGTTCATCAAATAAATATAATATTTTTTCTAGTGCTGAAGATGATAGAATATTTTTTAAAGAATACGTTAATGAGTATAATAATTGATTAAAAAAGAGAACAAAAGATAATTCAGATCATTTTATTAATCCTAAAGATCCAACAGAAATATTAATATTAGGATATGAAAAATCTACAAATCCAAAATATGGTCTTAAATTAAAGCAAATTCCAAAAAATGTAAAAAAGGTTCCTTCTTTTCTTTTAAAAGAGATAACTAGTTTGGAAAGTGCATTTAAAGATAATGAAAATGCTAATATAGATGGAATTGAATACTGAGATACTAGTCATATTAAAAATATGTATCAGACTTTTTTTGGTGCAAAAAATTTCAATGGTGATATAACTAGATGAAAAACAGATAATGTAAGTAATTTTGATTATATGTTTTTTGGTGCTAGTGCTTTTGACAAAGACCTAAGTAATTGAAATGTTTTAAAAGATCCATTCCCTGTTAGCTTTGATAAATATTCTGGTTTTGAAAGTAAAAAAGAATTATTACCTAAATTTAAAAATAAAAATTAA
- a CDS encoding PTS N-acetylmuramic acid transporter subunit IIBC — translation MAQVGTGIALWFLANKKSLLRRQIQGAIIPAIFGIGEPMIYGITLPRIRPFVTASIAAGFGGFFLGSIYLWGNVHFGLNSMFGPSGILATFMMTTQDKNIGLGVCIYLLGCLVSVIFGILITLFGYSKISRIGTEKMKNIYKKGQYKLSLKIFLTLTFITIIGIFIYWITSYYKLPKQERIKLANIKVE, via the coding sequence ATGGCTCAAGTTGGAACCGGTATTGCTTTGTGATTTTTAGCAAATAAAAAAAGTTTGTTACGTCGTCAAATTCAAGGAGCAATAATTCCTGCTATTTTTGGAATTGGTGAACCAATGATTTATGGAATAACTCTTCCAAGAATTAGACCATTTGTTACAGCATCAATAGCTGCAGGTTTTGGTGGTTTTTTCTTAGGTTCAATTTATTTATGAGGAAATGTTCACTTTGGTTTAAACTCAATGTTTGGTCCTAGTGGAATATTAGCAACCTTTATGATGACAACTCAAGATAAAAATATAGGACTAGGAGTTTGTATTTATTTATTAGGTTGCTTGGTCTCAGTTATTTTTGGAATATTAATAACATTATTTGGTTATTCAAAAATATCTAGAATTGGAACTGAAAAAATGAAAAATATATATAAAAAAGGTCAATATAAATTAAGTTTAAAAATATTTCTAACATTAACATTTATTACAATTATTGGTATTTTTATATATTGAATAACAAGTTATTACAAATTACCAAAACAAGAACGAATTAAGCTTGCAAATATTAAGGTTGAATAA